TTAATGGTAAATGCTTTGTGCAAAAATTTTATTCCCATAAGTAAAAAAAGCGAACGATTTGCCAGCGGCAAACCATTCGCTTCAGGCTAAACTATTGAACCATGCGAATGGTCAATTTGGCCACAGGCTGCTGCCAGCCGTAAACGGCCGGATCCAGGTCTCCGATTCCTTTAATACCTTTGTGCGGTTTGATTCGTTCGTGCGTTGGGATTCCTTTAAAAGGATTACCGCAGCACGGCCCTGGAATGTGTGCGGCCAGCTCGGTGTTCTTTTCCGAACCAGCGTCGTAGGCCTTTAGATAGTACACTGCGGTGCCAAAGCGGGGCAAACGAACGGCGTCCAGTCCGGCAAAGGCGTCGTTGGTGTTGACCAACATGGTAACCGCAGACAATTTGTGAAAGCCAGGCTTGGCTTTAATGCGCACCGTACTTTTCCCGCCCGGTAAAATGACGCCGTCGCCCTGCGCCACGTCAAACACCTGCGGAGACTGATTTAACTGTTCCACCATGGGGCCGCTTACGGCATCCTGGGCTATCTGGGCCAGTTCTTCTGAAGCGTAATCACCCACGCGAAACAGGTGAAAAAGCGGCGTATGCGTGGTTAAAAGCAGCGGTGAAAATGGCTGACTTGCGCCGTCGCCGGTGGCCGGGGTCAAGTTTTCGATGGTAATCTCAAACTCAAATTCAGTGTTGATTAAATCGGGCGGCGTAAAACGTCCCGAACGATCAGGCTCGACACTGCCGGTCTGCTCTAAAGTTTGCGAAGTAACTCCTGCCGGTTCCTGATTGCAAGCCCAAACCAAAGCCAGCGCTAAAACCATCAGCGATGCACGAAGTAAATGTCTCATAAATCCTCCTAAAAATTTAGTTGTGTTCTTAACTGCAAGACCAAACTACCCACGCTTTCTAACAAACACTTCACAGAAAATTGAAAAAAAGCTAAATCTTTTGGGGCGCATTTTAGCTTAAAAAAATGCGCCTGAGCTAAAAATGAACTTTTTGGTTTGGAACAAGTTACTTTGTTTATTAAATTTTTTTCTTTAACAGAAACCATTAATTAACTGACGAGGTGAACGCTATGAAACCAATCGAACGTCGTTTGTTTTTAGACCGTTTTTTAAACTACGTTAAATTTGATACGCAGTCGAGCGAAGAATCGGAGACCTACCCGAGCACGGAAAAGCAAAAAGAGCTTGGCCGCTATCTGGTTAAAGAATTGACCGAGATGGGCTTGCAGGATGTGGAAATGGATGAACACGGCTACGTGTTTGCCACTCTCCCGGCCAATGTGGATTACCCTGTGCCAACCATCGGTTTAATTGCCCACATGGATACCTCTCCCGAGGTGAGCGGCGCCAACGTAAAACCGATTATTCACGAGAATTATCAGGGCGGAGACATTGTTCTGCCCGGCGATCCGGAACAGGTTTTGAAGCCTGAAACAGATAAGGCCTTAAAAGAATGCATCGGGCAGGACATCATTACTTCCGACGGCACCACCTTGCTCGGCGCCGACAACAAGGCAGGCATTGCCGAAATCATGGGCGCCTTACAATATTTGATCGAAAACCCGGACATCAAACACGGCAAGATTCGCGTGGCTTTTACGGTTGACGAAGAAGTGGGTACCGGCACCAAATATTTTGACGTTAAAAAGTTTGGCGCAGATTACGCTTACACCATCGACGGTGAATCGGCCGGCGAAATTGAAGATGAAACCTTTTGCGCCGACACCGCCAAAATAACCATCAAAGGCGTTAACGTTCACCCGGGCTACGCCAAGGGCAAATTGATCAACGGCATTAAAATCGCCGCCGAAATAATCGAACGCCTGCCCAAAGACAGCATGTCGCCGGAAACCACCGAAGGCCGCGAAGGCTACCTGCATCCGCACGCTATTAAAGGCGGCGTTGAACTGACTGAAATCATTTTTCTGGTACGCGATTTTACGGTAGAAGGCCTGAAAGAGAAAGAAGAGTTTTTGCAGAAATTGTGCGACGAGATGAATAAAAAATATGCGCCGGCAAGCGCCACGCTAACCGTTGAAGAATCATACCGCAATATGAAATACAAAATCGATGAAGACCCCAAAGTGGTGGAATATGCCATCGAAGCGGTTAAAAGAGCCGGTTTACAACCCAAACAGGGCTTAATTCGCGGCGGCACCGACGGCGCTCGCCTCTCTTACATGGGCTTGTTAACGCCCAACGTGTTTACCGGCGGACACAATTTCCACAGTAAAAAGGAGTGGATCTGCATTCGCGATATGGAAAAAGCGGTGGAAACCATTGTGCACCTGGCGAATATCTGGGCGGAGAAGAGCAAATAAGCAAGTATAAGAATGTAAGCGTTGTAAAGATGAATCTCGTTTCGTGGAAAGGCCGCGAAACGAGATTGTTTTTTAATTGAGGGCCTTAAATTTTTTCTGTTTATCCGCCCTCGGAAAAATTTTAAGGTTCAAAGCAAGGAACGAAAAAAATGCTGCAACCCACAGAAGTTGTTCTGGTTAATGACCAATCGCTGACCATCCGCTGGAATGACGGACACGCCGCGGTCTATTTTGCCGAAAACCTGCGTTTTAACTGTCCATGCGCCATTTGCGAAAAGGCCAGAAAAAGCGATCCCGAATCTACGGATCACAAAGAATTAGCCCAAATAAGCCGCAAAGTCAGATTCAAAGAATTTAAGATGATTGGCCGCTACGCCATCGGCATTGAATTTAGCGATGGGCATAACCTGGGAATGTACGCCTACGACTATCTGTACCAGCTCTGTCAATGCGACGCGTGCAGAAGCGACGTTACACGCATCCAGGGGCCGGTTCGCTAAAGCGCCAAGGCGGATTCGAAAAATGGCCAACGTTTTGCAAAACGTCTTGCAAAAAGCAAAATTTTATCTTAAATTTGGCAACCTGTAAACATTAAGCCACCGTAGCTCAGCTGGTAGAGCAACTGATTCGTAATCAGTGGGTCGCAGGTTCAAATCCTGTCGGTGGCTCTCTTACAAAAAGGCAGGCTGCTGATCGTCTGCCTTTTTAATTTTGTCTTGACAGGAAGCTAATCCGGGAACCGTAGTCCACAAACCATTTCCTGATTCTGGTTTATCCATTCTTTATTAATTATTTACTTCCGCCTTTTTTTGAATTAAATTGTGCAAAGGTACATAAAGGGCAATAGCCATGCGCATAAAAGAAACTGCCGAAAAATATCAGGCAAAAAACAAAAATTTAACCTACCAGGATTATTTAAACCTACCGCCCGACGACTTCCGTTACCAGTTGATTGAGGGAGAACTGATCATGACACCCGCGCCAAAGGTCATTCACCAGATTGTAAAAAGTAATATTGAAAAATTTTTACGAAAGTTTGTTGAAGAAAAAGATTTGGGCCTTGTACTGGACGCTCCGTGCGATGTCTATTTCGACGAACAGAACGTACTGCAACCCGATATTTTCTTCATTTCTAAAAACCGGTCGCACATCATTACCGAAGATTTGATCAAAGGCGCACCCGATTTGATCATTGAAGTGCTCTCTCCCAATAGCGCTTATTACGACCTGATAGAAAAAAAGGCTCTGTACGAACGCTACAAGGTGCAGGAATACTGGCTGGCCGATCCCAAACTGAAATGGATTGAAGTTTACATTTTAAAAGATCAAAAATTTCACCTGCACCAGCGCGCCGAAAAGAATCAGACGATTCATTCACATCTGTTAAAGAATTTCAGTCTACCGCTGGAACAGGTCTTTACAAAACTTTGATTTAAAAAGAATTAAAATCCCCATGACCTTTATTATTTAGAGGCAGCAAAACCTCAACCAAAAATATTTTTGCAGAGATTAAGCAACCACAAAAAGCCCAGAGAAGTCGCAAACGGCGCAAAGAATGTTAAAATTAAAAATAGTTTCAATTGCCCTCATCCGGAATAAAAGTCCGGGTGAGGGAGAAATTGAGCGTTGGGAGTTATTCCCAACGGTGTAAGTGATTCCTGCGTTGGCCAGTTTCATGCCAATGCGAGGAAAGGAATGACAAGCCGGCAACTATTCAACCATTCACCCACCCCGGCGGCACAAAAATCTTCGCACGCTAATGCATTACATTTTTTAAAGGAAGTATTCTAACTAATTGATTCCGATTGCCCGGCCATTTGCCTCTCTCTACGCGTTTGAAAAATTTTGTAATTGATGCTATCGGTTAATGCCTGCAGGCTGGCTTTAATGATGTTGTGCGAAACGCCAACCGTGGCCCAGCTATTCTGGCCGTCGCTGGTTTCTACCAGCACACGCACACGGGCGCCTGTTCCGTCTTTTTCGCCTAACACGCGCACTTTGTAATCAACCAGTTGCGTGCCGGCAATTTCCGGGTAAAAACGGACAATCGCCTTGCGCAGCGCATTATCCAGCGCATTCACGGGCCCGTTTCCGTCAGATGCCGTATGTTCAATTTCCTCTTCCACCTTTACCTTTAAAACCGCCTCGGAATAATCCGTCTCCTCTTTATCCAGCATAACATTGATTTTGGCGTAGATAATTTCAAAGAAGGGGCTGTAGGTATTCAGCTCCGAACGCAGTAATAATTCGAAGGAAGCCTCTGCCCCGTCAAATTGGAAGCCCTGATATTCCAGATTTTTTATATACTGGACCAATTTTTTACTAAACTGTCGGTCATTAGCGATGTCGATTCCCAGCTCCTGCGCTTTGTAGCGAATATTGCTCTGGCCGGAGAGATCGGAAACCAAAACATGCCGCCGATTACCAACCTGCGCGGGATCAATATGTTCGTACATGCGACTATCTTTTAGCACGGAACTAACATGAATGCCGCCTTTGTGCGTAAAGGCGCTTTTGCCCACAAACGCCGAGCGGTTATTGGGCGCTAAGTTGGCCATCTCGTAAACGAAATGCGACAGATTGGTTAACCCCTTTAATTGGACGCGTCCTCTGGTCTGCAGCCCCATTTTCAGCAGCAAATTGGGAATAACGCTGCACAGGTTGGCGTTGCCGCAGCGCTCGCCAATGCCATTAATCGTCCCCTGCACCTGCACGGCGCCCGCTTCGATTGCAGCCAGAGAGTTGGCCACGGCCAGCTCGCCATCGTTATGGGCATGTATACCCAGCGGCGTCTTAAATTCTTGTTTAACCTTTTTAAAGATGGCGCTAATCTCCGATGGCAAACTACCGCCGTTAGTATCGCAAAGCGCCAGCACATCGGCGCCGGCCTGCTCCGCCGCGCGCAACATACGCAGGGCAAAGGCCGCATCGTCTTTGTAACCGTCAAAAAAATGTTCGGCGTCAAACACCACGCGCCGGCCCTGCTCCTTTAAAAATTGAATGGAGCGGTAAATTAACGCTTCGTTTTCCTCATCGGTCAGCCCAAGCGTTACGCTGGAATGAAAACGCCATGTTTTGCCAAAGATAGAAATCCATTCGGTCTCGGCGCCCAACAACATGTTCAAATTGCGGTCTTCTCGCACTTTATCAGGAAAACGCGCCGTGGAGCCAAAGGCGCATATTTTAGCATGTTTCAAATTCAGAGAGCGCACCTCTTTAAAGTACGCTTCGTCTTTGGGGTTGCTACCCGGCCAACCGCCCTCTATAATATCTATGCCAAAATCGTCCAGCCGTTCGGTAATCTGCAACTTGTCATGAATGGAAAGATTGACGCCTTCGGCCTGGGCGCCGTCGCGCAACGTTGTATCGAATAGTTCAATAACTGTAGATTGTTTCATGATTTTTCCCTGTTTTTGATAAAACTTCAGGAGATCATTCCCGTTTTGCGGGCGTATTTAAAAAGTCCGCCGGCTTCAATAATGGGCAGCACATCGCCCGGATGTTTCAATTTAAACCTTTGCCCGTCGCGCAAACGCGTAATACTCTGCCGTTCAATATCCACCTCCACTTCTTCGCCGGTCTCAAAATGCTGATTGATTTTGCCCTCTGATTCCAGCGGCACCAAAAAACCGCCGTCAACCGAATTGCGGTAAAAAATACGCGCGTACGATTCAGCCACCACCGCCTGCACGCCGGCCACCTGCAGGGCAAACGGCGCATGTTCGCGGGATGAGCCGCAGCCAAAATTGGCGCCTGCTACCAGAATGGTAAACTCCGACTTGTGGTCGTCTCCTTTGATAAATGGAATACGTCCCTGTGGTAAACCGGCTTTTTCCGGCGGTACGCCGGACAAAGCAAAATGGCCGTACATTCTGGCCTCTTTCGGATCGCTTAAACTGTACACCAGATGTTCAGCCGGAATGATTTGATCGGTGTCGATGTTATCGCCTAAAACGTAAACTTTACCTCTAATGATTTTTTGCATCGTCTTCTCCGTTTGGTTGAATGGTGTAATGGTTGAATAGTTGAATGGTTGAATGGTTGAATGGTTGAATGGTTGAATGTCTGCCGCCATCATTCCACCTTCCCCCACAAATTCAATTGTATTTAGATACTCTTCCCCACTTTCTGCAAACTCCTCCACAATTCGGGCACAGCCTCCCGCTGCGCATGATAATTTTTCATTCGTAATTCGTAATTCGTAATTAAAAAACTAATACACTCTTCCTGCGAATAATTGAAAATTAATCCATCATTTCCCGGGGATCGGTAATCACTCCGTTAACCGCCGAAGCGGCCACGGTCAACGGCGATGCCAGATAAACTTCCGATTTTTTACTGCCCATTCTTCCCGGGAAATTTCGATTGGTGGTAGAAATAACCACATCTCCGTCAACGGATCGTCCCACCGTATCCGCCGGGCCGCCCAGGCAGGCCGCGCAAGAAGACGGCGCAATCACGCAGCCGGCATCCAGCAAAATCTGTTCGATGGTTGAACCGTTCAGTGATTCTTCACGCAAACGCCGCGCCACAGCCGTGCTGGCCGGCACCACAAAAGTGGGCGCTTTAACTTTTTTGCCCTGTAAAATTTTAGCCACATTGTAAAAATCGGTAAACTTGCCGCCGGTGCAGGAACCAATGTAGCAGCGCGTAATTTTTGTGCCGGCCACATTGCGCGCCAGTTCGCGATTATCCGGGCTGTGGGGCATGGCCACCACCGGTTCCATCTTTTGCACATCGTAGCGATAAACGGAATGGTAGCGAGCGTCGGCATCGCTCTCAAATTCATCGTAGTCAAAAATATCTTTCTGCGCCAGATAGGTACGCACCACCTCGTCCACGGCGATAATGCCGTTCATGCCCCCTGCTTCCACCGCCATGTTGGTCAAAGTCATGCGTTCATCGATGTTCAGATTGTGCACCGCGTGGCCGTCAAATTCCATAGCTCTGTAAGTGGCGCCATCGGTGGTTATGTCGCCCAGTATTTGCAAAATCAGATCTTTGGCCGTCAGATATTGGGGCATTTCTCCTTCAAAGATGAATTTCATCGATTCGGGTACTTTTTCCCAGATTTTACCCGTGCCCAGCACAAAGGCGGCATCGGTATTGCCCACGCCCGTGGCAAACAGGCCAAAGGCGCCGGCCGTACAGGTATGCGAATCGGTGCCGATCAAAACCGTTCCCGGGCGATCGTAGCCCTCTTCGGCCAGAGCA
This sequence is a window from Caldithrix abyssi DSM 13497. Protein-coding genes within it:
- a CDS encoding spondin domain-containing protein, which codes for MRHLLRASLMVLALALVWACNQEPAGVTSQTLEQTGSVEPDRSGRFTPPDLINTEFEFEITIENLTPATGDGASQPFSPLLLTTHTPLFHLFRVGDYASEELAQIAQDAVSGPMVEQLNQSPQVFDVAQGDGVILPGGKSTVRIKAKPGFHKLSAVTMLVNTNDAFAGLDAVRLPRFGTAVYYLKAYDAGSEKNTELAAHIPGPCCGNPFKGIPTHERIKPHKGIKGIGDLDPAVYGWQQPVAKLTIRMVQ
- the pepT gene encoding peptidase T; amino-acid sequence: MKPIERRLFLDRFLNYVKFDTQSSEESETYPSTEKQKELGRYLVKELTEMGLQDVEMDEHGYVFATLPANVDYPVPTIGLIAHMDTSPEVSGANVKPIIHENYQGGDIVLPGDPEQVLKPETDKALKECIGQDIITSDGTTLLGADNKAGIAEIMGALQYLIENPDIKHGKIRVAFTVDEEVGTGTKYFDVKKFGADYAYTIDGESAGEIEDETFCADTAKITIKGVNVHPGYAKGKLINGIKIAAEIIERLPKDSMSPETTEGREGYLHPHAIKGGVELTEIIFLVRDFTVEGLKEKEEFLQKLCDEMNKKYAPASATLTVEESYRNMKYKIDEDPKVVEYAIEAVKRAGLQPKQGLIRGGTDGARLSYMGLLTPNVFTGGHNFHSKKEWICIRDMEKAVETIVHLANIWAEKSK
- a CDS encoding gamma-butyrobetaine hydroxylase-like domain-containing protein, which translates into the protein MLQPTEVVLVNDQSLTIRWNDGHAAVYFAENLRFNCPCAICEKARKSDPESTDHKELAQISRKVRFKEFKMIGRYAIGIEFSDGHNLGMYAYDYLYQLCQCDACRSDVTRIQGPVR
- a CDS encoding Uma2 family endonuclease, translating into MRIKETAEKYQAKNKNLTYQDYLNLPPDDFRYQLIEGELIMTPAPKVIHQIVKSNIEKFLRKFVEEKDLGLVLDAPCDVYFDEQNVLQPDIFFISKNRSHIITEDLIKGAPDLIIEVLSPNSAYYDLIEKKALYERYKVQEYWLADPKLKWIEVYILKDQKFHLHQRAEKNQTIHSHLLKNFSLPLEQVFTKL
- the cimA gene encoding citramalate synthase, encoding MKQSTVIELFDTTLRDGAQAEGVNLSIHDKLQITERLDDFGIDIIEGGWPGSNPKDEAYFKEVRSLNLKHAKICAFGSTARFPDKVREDRNLNMLLGAETEWISIFGKTWRFHSSVTLGLTDEENEALIYRSIQFLKEQGRRVVFDAEHFFDGYKDDAAFALRMLRAAEQAGADVLALCDTNGGSLPSEISAIFKKVKQEFKTPLGIHAHNDGELAVANSLAAIEAGAVQVQGTINGIGERCGNANLCSVIPNLLLKMGLQTRGRVQLKGLTNLSHFVYEMANLAPNNRSAFVGKSAFTHKGGIHVSSVLKDSRMYEHIDPAQVGNRRHVLVSDLSGQSNIRYKAQELGIDIANDRQFSKKLVQYIKNLEYQGFQFDGAEASFELLLRSELNTYSPFFEIIYAKINVMLDKEETDYSEAVLKVKVEEEIEHTASDGNGPVNALDNALRKAIVRFYPEIAGTQLVDYKVRVLGEKDGTGARVRVLVETSDGQNSWATVGVSHNIIKASLQALTDSINYKIFQTRRERQMAGQSESIS
- a CDS encoding 3-isopropylmalate dehydratase small subunit — encoded protein: MQKIIRGKVYVLGDNIDTDQIIPAEHLVYSLSDPKEARMYGHFALSGVPPEKAGLPQGRIPFIKGDDHKSEFTILVAGANFGCGSSREHAPFALQVAGVQAVVAESYARIFYRNSVDGGFLVPLESEGKINQHFETGEEVEVDIERQSITRLRDGQRFKLKHPGDVLPIIEAGGLFKYARKTGMIS
- a CDS encoding 3-isopropylmalate dehydratase large subunit is translated as MGMTITEKILAKSAGKKEVRPGENVWLNVDVLMTHDVCGPPTFQIMEREFGEKARVWDKEKVVIFPDHYIFTADAHANRNVNILREYAQKYQLPNYYDVGTERYKGVCHIALAEEGYDRPGTVLIGTDSHTCTAGAFGLFATGVGNTDAAFVLGTGKIWEKVPESMKFIFEGEMPQYLTAKDLILQILGDITTDGATYRAMEFDGHAVHNLNIDERMTLTNMAVEAGGMNGIIAVDEVVRTYLAQKDIFDYDEFESDADARYHSVYRYDVQKMEPVVAMPHSPDNRELARNVAGTKITRCYIGSCTGGKFTDFYNVAKILQGKKVKAPTFVVPASTAVARRLREESLNGSTIEQILLDAGCVIAPSSCAACLGGPADTVGRSVDGDVVISTTNRNFPGRMGSKKSEVYLASPLTVAASAVNGVITDPREMMD